The following are encoded in a window of Numida meleagris isolate 19003 breed g44 Domestic line chromosome 9, NumMel1.0, whole genome shotgun sequence genomic DNA:
- the WHAMM gene encoding WASP homolog-associated protein with actin, membranes and microtubules — translation MEPQPDSLEGWVAVRDTAFAEPQPPPRLRFLVGWNEAEGAFAVTCHCRAEAAERAPQSWAGLFSAPALRGVHRQLAAVCPRLEHALPALPPSLPGASGGLWAVLFPGAAPGEAEVATLCRELERYLGWALELCGGRVLLDALFASDRRRDDEYFESLHEFRGKALRGHLARAKESLRRVLQQHKNTDTMVALMKVYEEEDEAYQDLVTMATQFYQYLLQPFRDMRELATLYKLEILKSLQYDNLGPKRVAALQKDAEEWTKRAESAVCSIQDITVKYFKETVKALSAMHKQMEQDQERFGKATWASALPRLENLKCMLAKETLQHLRARELCLKQKRAAIQKNMENLNEQEENVTVAEELEIYYYETQLELYNVQLDILKHEEMLLVVQLDTLRRQIKEKQDEVVYYDTCENPEELKVIEQTMEHHYANLSEMTVLRQKTKQLETKRGTVCARRAYLRNKKDQCEASHRQRLQQAEEWKKRFQQHHSIQIKRDKQKEEEKKKKAWISQERQKTLERLKTFREKCPAHVVLKTSHPEPLSPRLPRSITRKAAVAGPPPPSRASPALEQPKSLLLLEAQVSETSQQNTPADIPVQSFITAGDSKQQKHSEELMVSPSLPPPPPPPPPPAPPLPPPLPLHLKARSTIEDKPLSCDDPSESPALHRQDDSSRRSINNCIGTMDEVLASLKRGEVHLRKVEQPNPYASVKDNILSAIRQGVKLRKVNRDTEKDVSKESTNELERSIKAVIQRIKKVSADSEEEENNDQNNGEWDS, via the exons ATGGAGCCGCAGCCCGACAGCCTGGAGGGGTGGGTGGCCGTGCGCGACACCGCCTTCGCCGAGCCCCAGCCGCCGCCGCGCCTCCGCTTCCTGGTGGGCTGGAACGAAGCGGAGGGCGCCTTCGCCGTCACCTGCCATTGCCGGGCCGAGGCGGCGGAGCGGGCCCCGCAGAGCTGGGCCGGCCTCTTCTCGGCGCCGGCCCTGCGCGGCGTCCACCGGCAGCTGGCGGCCGTCTGCCCGCGCCTGGAGCACGCCTTGCCCGCGCTGCCGCCCTCGCTGCCCGGCGCTTCGGGCGGGCTCTGGGCCGTGCTGTTCCCCGGCGCGGCGCCGGGCGAGGCCGAGGTGGCGACGCTGTGCCGGGAGCTGGAGCGCTACCTGGGCTGGGCGCTGGAGCTGTGCGGCGGCCGCGTGCTGCTGGACGCGCTCTTCGCCTCCGACCGCCGCCGCGACGACGAATACTTCGAGAGCCTGCACGAGTTCCGCGGGAAGGCCCTGCGCGGCCACCTGGCCCGGGCCAAGGAGAGCCTGCGGCGG GTTCTTCAGCAGCATAAAAATACTGACACAATGGTGGCTTTGATGAAGGTTTACGAGGAAGAAGACGAAGCTTATCAGGATTTGGTTACCATGGCAACACAGTTCTACCAGTACTTGCTGCAGCCCTTCCGAGACATGCGGGAACTGGCGACACTGTACAAACTGGAAATCCTG AAATCTTTACAGTATGATAATTTGGGACCTAAAAGAGTAGCAGCTTTGcaaaaagatgctgaagaatGGACTAAGCGAGCTGAGAGTGCTGTGTGCTCCATTCAGGATATAACTGTGAAGTACTTCAAGGAAACTGTGAAGGCTCTGTCAG CAATGCATAAGCAGATGGAACAAGACCAGGAAAGATTTGGTAAAGCAACGTGGGCATCAGCTTTGCCACGACTAGAAAACCTGAAATGTATGTTAGCTAAAGAGACCCTTCAGCATTTGAGGGCAAGAGAATTATGCCTGAAACAGAAGAGAGCTGCTATTCAGAAAAAC ATGGAGAACCTCAATGAACAAGAAGAGAATGTAACCGTGGCAGAGGAGCTAGAAATATATTATTATGAAACCCAATTGGAATTATATAATGTACAGCTTGACATATTGAAACACGAAGAAATGCTGCTCGTTGTACAGTTGGACACTTTGAGGAGACAGATTAAAG AGAAACAGGATGAAGTTGTTTACTATGATACATGTGAAAATCCTGAGGAGCTCAAGGTCATTGAACAGACAATGGAACACCATTACGCTAACTTGTCAGAAATGACGGTGCTGAGGCAGAAGACTAAGCAGTTGGAGACAAAGCGTGGGACTGTCTGTGCGAGGAGAGCCTACCTCAGGaacaaaaaa GATCAGTGTGAAGCAAGTCACCGGCAGAGACTGCAACAAGCAGAAGAGTGGAAAAAACGCTTCCAACAGCATCACAGCATACAAATA aaaagagacaagcaaaaagaggaagagaaaaagaaaaaagcttggATAAGCCAGGAGCGCCAGAAAACACTGGAGAGGCTGAAGACATTCAGGGAG AAGTGTCCAGCTCATGTTGTGCTGAAAACATCTCATCCAGAGCCTCTCAGTCCCAGATTGCCACGAAGCATCACTCGGAAGGCTGCTGTAGCGGGCCCTCCTCCTCCATCAAGAGCAAGTCCAGCACTAGAGCAGCCAAAGAGCTTACTGCTACTAGAAGCACAAGTATCAGAAACTTCACAACAGAATACCCCAGCAGATATCCCTGTCCAGAGTTTTATTACTGCTGGTGATTCAAAGCAACAAAAGCACAGTGAGGAGTTGATGGTCTCTCCATCCTTaccacctccacctcctccacctcctccaccTGCTCCACCGCTACCTCCTCCCTTACCTCTGCATTTAAAGGCAAGATCAACAATAGAGGACAAGCCACTTAGCTGTGATGACCCTTCAGAAAGCCCTGCACTGCACAGACAGGATGACTCATCCAGGAGGTCTATAAATAATTGCATAG GTACGATGGATGAGGTGTTGGCTTCTCTAAAACGTGGGGAAGTTCATCTTCGCAAAGTGGAACAGCCGAATCCATATGCCTCTGTGAAAGACAACATCCTCTCTGCCATAAGGCAAGGAGTTAAACTAAGAAAAGTGAATCGAGATACTGAGAAAGATGTCAGTAAAGAATCTACTAATGAGCTAGAAAGAAGCATTAAAGCAGTCATCCAGAGAATTAAGAAAGTGTCTGCTGattctgaagaagaggaaaataatgatcAGAATAATGGAGAATGGGACAGCTAA